The proteins below are encoded in one region of Chitinophagales bacterium:
- a CDS encoding acetyl-CoA C-acyltransferase: MNSANEVYIMSIARTPIGSLGGMIASVTAPQLGAIAIKAAMERTKIEPDQVQEVYMGNVLSANVGQAPAQQASIFAGIPTSTPCTTINKVCASGMKAIMLGAQSILLGINDIVVAGGMESMSNTPYYLEKARSGYRYGHGQIIDGIIRDGLWDPYSDFAMGTAGEICAKEYKVTREEQDAYAVESYKRAAKAYETGVYNEEIVPVEVTAGKEKILVKEDEEYKKIKFDKLASLKPAFQKDGTITAANASKINDGGAAVILMSGLKAKQLGLKPLAKIIGFADASQDPSWFTTTPSKAMPKAMHQAGLEMDDAEIAEINEAFSVVSIVNNRLLNLDPECVNIYGGAVALGHPIGCSGARITITLTNALKQKGKRIGVAGICNGGGGASAIVLENVN, translated from the coding sequence ATGAACAGCGCTAATGAAGTATATATTATGTCCATTGCCCGCACTCCAATAGGGAGCCTGGGTGGAATGATTGCAAGTGTCACTGCACCTCAACTGGGCGCTATAGCCATTAAAGCCGCTATGGAACGTACAAAGATAGAGCCTGACCAGGTTCAGGAAGTGTATATGGGGAATGTTTTGAGCGCAAATGTTGGACAGGCTCCTGCACAGCAAGCGTCCATATTTGCCGGCATACCAACAAGTACACCCTGCACTACTATAAATAAGGTATGTGCATCCGGAATGAAAGCAATAATGCTTGGTGCACAATCAATTTTACTTGGAATAAATGATATTGTGGTGGCAGGCGGAATGGAGAGCATGTCGAACACTCCTTATTACCTGGAAAAGGCACGTAGCGGATACCGGTACGGCCACGGTCAGATCATCGATGGAATAATCCGCGATGGATTATGGGACCCCTATAGTGACTTTGCAATGGGTACAGCCGGGGAAATTTGCGCAAAGGAATATAAAGTTACCCGTGAAGAACAGGACGCCTACGCGGTGGAATCTTATAAGCGGGCAGCAAAGGCGTATGAAACGGGGGTTTATAATGAGGAAATAGTGCCTGTGGAAGTAACTGCAGGAAAAGAAAAGATATTGGTAAAGGAGGATGAAGAGTATAAAAAAATAAAATTCGACAAATTGGCTTCCTTAAAACCGGCTTTTCAAAAGGATGGAACTATTACAGCAGCTAATGCATCGAAGATCAATGATGGCGGGGCAGCAGTGATTCTGATGAGCGGTTTAAAAGCAAAACAGCTTGGATTAAAACCGCTTGCAAAAATTATCGGTTTTGCGGATGCTTCCCAGGATCCATCGTGGTTCACCACTACACCTTCCAAGGCAATGCCTAAAGCCATGCACCAGGCAGGTTTAGAAATGGACGATGCTGAAATAGCCGAGATTAATGAAGCCTTTTCAGTAGTTTCAATAGTTAACAACCGCTTGCTTAATCTGGATCCTGAGTGCGTGAATATTTATGGTGGCGCCGTTGCATTAGGTCATCCTATTGGTTGTTCAGGCGCTCGTATCACTATTACACTTACAAATGCATTAAAGCAAAAAGGAAAACGAATCGGCGTGGCCGGAATATGTAACGGAGGTGGCGGTGCATCGGCTATAGTATTGGAAAATGTGAATTAA
- a CDS encoding T9SS type A sorting domain-containing protein — protein MKKILTLFALAAALFSISMTEQDSIPKPPLQRTGAPGETYCTDCHGGTALNGGPGGMTLTSSGNNKYVPGKSYTITVTVFDASESARGGFETTILDDKKNLPAGTCKVTDHDATLLRNDKNNGRVYMSNYQGVPYETWSYKWTAPATDIGTITIYCATNASNDDFTPMGDHIYSGKLTLTPKIISRLGADVDDKGFSVYPTVIHQQLTADFSNDESGNVQIALFNLQGQQQEVLYSSNDDAGNYEQTLSLKNQYTPGVYFIALQQGGSTQVQKVMIQ, from the coding sequence ATGAAAAAAATACTTACACTATTTGCATTGGCAGCTGCTTTATTTAGCATTAGTATGACAGAACAAGACAGTATACCGAAGCCACCGCTTCAAAGAACAGGTGCACCGGGAGAAACTTATTGTACGGATTGCCATGGTGGCACTGCTCTAAACGGGGGCCCGGGTGGAATGACTCTAACATCCAGTGGAAACAATAAATATGTACCAGGTAAAAGCTATACCATAACAGTCACCGTTTTTGATGCTTCTGAATCTGCGCGGGGCGGTTTTGAAACAACAATTCTTGACGATAAAAAAAACCTGCCTGCCGGTACATGTAAAGTTACCGACCATGATGCTACTCTTCTTCGGAATGATAAAAATAATGGAAGGGTGTACATGAGCAACTACCAGGGCGTTCCATACGAAACATGGTCTTATAAATGGACGGCACCTGCTACTGATATTGGAACCATTACCATCTATTGTGCTACTAATGCATCCAATGATGATTTTACTCCTATGGGAGATCATATCTATTCCGGCAAGCTAACCCTTACTCCAAAGATTATTTCTAGATTAGGTGCTGATGTGGATGACAAAGGATTTTCTGTTTATCCCACTGTTATTCATCAGCAGTTAACGGCCGATTTTTCTAACGATGAATCCGGCAATGTTCAGATTGCTTTATTTAACTTACAGGGACAGCAACAGGAAGTTCTCTATAGTTCGAATGATGATGCCGGTAATTATGAACAAACTCTTTCTTTGAAAAATCAATATACTCCCGGTGTTTATTTTATTGCACTGCAGCAGGGAGGATCCACCCAGGTGCAAAAAGTGATGATCCAATAA
- a CDS encoding TCR/Tet family MFS transporter, which produces MTAKRQAALSFIFITLLIDVTGFGIIIPVLPKLITEMIHGTLSDASRYGGWLMFSFSIMQFLFSPVLGNLSDQYGRRPVLLLSLFGLGIDYLILAFAPTIGWLFLGRILSGISGASFTTASAYIADISPPEKRAQNFGMIGVAFGLGFIIGPVVGGLLGQYGSRIPFFAAAGLALLNWLYGYFILPESLSKDHRRIFNWKRSNPIGSLFQLKKYPVVAGLVESLLCIYIAAFAVQSTWTYFTMQQFQWTTAMVGYSLGVVGFMYALVQGGLIRIVIPRLGQKRSVYVGLAMYGIGFLLFAFASKSWMMFVFLVPYCLGGIAGPALQGIMSSQVPPNEQGELQGGLTSVLSLTSIVGPLLMTNLFAWFTSGNAPVYFPGAPFLAGSILTLFSLLFAIRTLTKYIHPQEVITLDKPA; this is translated from the coding sequence ATGACTGCTAAAAGACAAGCCGCATTAAGTTTTATTTTCATTACACTGCTTATTGATGTTACCGGTTTCGGAATTATTATACCGGTATTGCCAAAGCTGATAACGGAAATGATTCATGGTACGCTCAGTGATGCATCACGGTATGGCGGCTGGCTGATGTTTTCATTTTCTATTATGCAGTTTCTCTTTTCACCTGTACTGGGGAATCTGAGTGATCAATATGGAAGACGTCCGGTGCTTTTACTTTCCCTCTTTGGCCTTGGAATCGATTACCTCATTTTAGCCTTTGCTCCTACTATCGGATGGCTTTTTCTTGGGCGCATCCTTTCAGGAATCAGCGGAGCAAGCTTTACCACGGCATCTGCCTATATTGCTGACATTAGCCCTCCTGAAAAGCGTGCACAAAATTTCGGAATGATCGGAGTGGCTTTTGGATTGGGATTTATTATAGGTCCGGTCGTTGGCGGCTTACTTGGTCAATATGGTTCACGAATTCCATTCTTTGCTGCTGCCGGTCTTGCATTATTGAACTGGCTCTACGGATACTTTATTTTACCTGAATCGCTTAGTAAAGACCACCGCCGGATCTTTAATTGGAAACGCTCCAACCCTATCGGCTCCCTATTTCAGCTTAAGAAATACCCTGTAGTAGCCGGATTAGTCGAATCCCTGCTATGCATCTACATAGCAGCTTTCGCGGTACAAAGCACATGGACCTATTTCACGATGCAGCAATTCCAATGGACAACTGCCATGGTCGGTTATTCCTTAGGCGTAGTGGGATTTATGTATGCTCTTGTACAGGGAGGATTGATACGAATCGTGATACCCAGGCTTGGGCAAAAGCGTTCCGTGTATGTGGGCCTTGCCATGTATGGCATCGGTTTTTTGCTCTTTGCATTTGCATCAAAAAGCTGGATGATGTTTGTTTTTTTAGTTCCTTATTGTCTTGGAGGCATTGCTGGCCCTGCCTTACAGGGAATTATGTCTTCACAGGTACCTCCTAACGAACAAGGGGAACTGCAGGGTGGCTTAACAAGCGTATTAAGCTTAACTTCTATTGTTGGGCCTCTGCTAATGACAAATCTTTTTGCATGGTTTACCAGTGGCAATGCGCCTGTTTACTTTCCCGGAGCACCGTTTCTTGCCGGATCAATCCTTACCTTATTCAGTCTCTTATTTGCCATAAGAACCTTAACAAAATATATTCACCCGCAAGAAGTAATTACTCTGGATAAGCCAGCTTAA